The following DNA comes from Candidatus Methylomirabilis sp..
GTGCTCCTCCTGGCTGCCGTGGCCATCGCCGCCCCCCTCGTCGCCCCCTACGACCCCGCCGCCTACGACGTGAAGCGGATCCTGCTGCCGCCGAGTCAGGCGCACCCCCTGGGAACGGACCAGATCGGCCGGGATGTCCTGTCCCGGATGCTCTACGGGGCGCGGGTCTCGCTGGCGGTCGGGTTCGTGGCGGTCGGGATCGCCATGCTGATCGGCATGGTGGTGGGGGTCGTGGCGGGCTACTACGGGGGGGCCGCGGACAAATTCATCATGTTGGGGATCGTGGACGTGATGCTCACCTTCCCGCGGTTCTTCCTCCTGCTGGCCGTCATCGCGATGCTCCAACCGAGCATCTTCGTGATCATGGCGGTGATCGGCGTCACCGGCTGGATGGGGGTGGCCCGGCTCGTCCGGGCCGAGGTCCTGAGCTTGAAAGAGCGGGACTTCGTGATGAGCGCCCGGGCCCTCGGGGCCGGGGACCTGAGGCTCATGTTCCGACACATCCTGCCGAACGCCCTCGTCCCGGTCCTGGTGTCGGCCGTCCTGGGGGTGGCCG
Coding sequences within:
- a CDS encoding ABC transporter permease encodes the protein MGHPPPSVGLAAAWRQLRRNPLALAGGAVVLLLAAVAIAAPLVAPYDPAAYDVKRILLPPSQAHPLGTDQIGRDVLSRMLYGARVSLAVGFVAVGIAMLIGMVVGVVAGYYGGAADKFIMLGIVDVMLTFPRFFLLLAVIAMLQPSIFVIMAVIGVTGWMGVARLVRAEVLSLKERDFVMSARALGAGDLRLMFRHILPNALVPVLVSAVLGVAGAVLTEAGLSFLGLGVQPPTPTWGNILADGKANIEIAWWLSVYPGLAILATVLSYNLFGEGLRDALDPRLRQ